A DNA window from Stutzerimonas stutzeri contains the following coding sequences:
- a CDS encoding F0F1 ATP synthase subunit epsilon, with translation MAMTVHCDIVSAEEELFSGLVEMVIAHGHLGDLGILPGHAPLLTDLKPGPVRVIKQGGNEEIFYISGGFIEVQPNMVKVLADTATRAKDIDEAAAQAAVKAAEKALHEKGADFDYGSAAARLAEAAAQLRTIEQMRKKYGRH, from the coding sequence ATGGCTATGACAGTCCACTGCGACATCGTCAGTGCGGAAGAAGAGCTGTTCTCGGGGCTGGTAGAGATGGTCATCGCCCATGGTCATTTGGGTGACCTGGGCATTCTGCCTGGCCACGCTCCTTTGCTGACTGATCTCAAGCCGGGTCCGGTGCGAGTGATCAAGCAGGGTGGCAACGAGGAGATCTTCTACATCTCCGGCGGCTTCATTGAAGTTCAGCCGAACATGGTGAAGGTTCTCGCCGATACCGCTACCCGCGCCAAGGACATCGACGAGGCTGCTGCTCAGGCCGCCGTCAAAGCTGCCGAGAAGGCGCTGCACGAGAAGGGCGCGGATTTCGACTACGGCTCCGCGGCCGCTCGTCTGGCCGAGGCCGCAGCTCAGCTGCGTACCATCGAGCAGATGCGCAAGAAGTACGGCCGACACTGA
- a CDS encoding response regulator: MPASKNISVLFIEDSPHDAELAQLALERSGYTLHTELVYSHAGVVEALQRRSFDLILADFILPGFSGSEALQEAQRLAPQTPFIFLSGVFGEEHAVNMMRSGAVDYVLKQNLGFLPKAVERALAEVNERRRRLQAEQALREVEVRARLAIDAARLGMWDYEPQSETLIWDARCRAMLGLDTHTAVDMPLFERLCHPEDRGQVREQIDRAISGEDAGEFCTTYRVLFDDGSLRWMETRGQAFFEGGQCTRFVGVVMDITEQQLATQTLKQLNETLGERVQERTRERDRTWELSRDLLAVTHLDMMPVALNPMWELAFDFPLERMMQHSLTWLVHPDDLQATLDENARVARGKVTNRFVNRLRHRDGSYRWLSWTAVADAGRIYSAARDITSEIAAVDKLAEANRELRAQIQERERVEATLQQLQRLEAVGQLTAGVAHDFNNLLTVILTSASFLQNDLQQGAPLERSLRRLQYIRESGERGATLTSQLLAFARRQQLTPTAIDLNDTLLSLLSLLKSTLGGSVSIETDTQANIWHALVDPTQIEMIILNLAINARDAMGDSGRLTLGTRNVAVTEPALRAEDPSPGDYVVLSVTDTGTGMSEEVLSKAFEPFFTTKEVGKGSGLGLAQVFGFAKQSGGGARIESRPGAGTTVKVFLPRTEPPETLEPSAAISADTHQDNGQHRILLVDDDHSVREVTAQMLQNLGFAVTEAESGEHALQLLGTGVEVDLLLADFAMPGMNGGELARAVRVRYPELPVIFVTGYAELCELGLVGYSIIQKPFREEQLASKIHLALREGSLADG; the protein is encoded by the coding sequence ATGCCAGCGTCAAAGAACATCAGCGTCCTGTTCATCGAGGACAGCCCGCACGACGCGGAACTGGCCCAGCTGGCTCTGGAGCGCAGTGGCTACACGTTGCATACCGAACTGGTCTACAGCCACGCCGGTGTCGTGGAAGCACTGCAGCGACGATCGTTCGATCTGATTCTGGCGGACTTCATCCTCCCCGGTTTCTCCGGTAGCGAGGCGTTGCAGGAAGCGCAGCGGCTAGCGCCGCAGACGCCCTTCATCTTCCTCTCCGGGGTATTCGGCGAGGAGCATGCGGTCAATATGATGCGCTCTGGCGCCGTCGACTACGTGCTCAAGCAGAACCTCGGTTTCCTGCCCAAAGCGGTGGAACGGGCGCTCGCCGAAGTCAACGAACGTCGCCGCCGGCTGCAGGCCGAGCAGGCGCTGCGGGAAGTGGAAGTACGTGCGCGCCTGGCCATCGACGCGGCGCGGCTGGGCATGTGGGACTACGAGCCGCAGAGCGAAACGCTGATCTGGGACGCACGCTGTCGAGCGATGCTCGGCCTGGATACTCACACAGCGGTGGACATGCCCTTGTTCGAGCGGCTCTGCCACCCGGAGGATCGCGGACAGGTACGCGAACAGATCGACCGCGCCATTTCAGGTGAAGACGCAGGCGAGTTCTGCACCACCTACCGCGTGCTGTTCGATGACGGCAGCCTGCGCTGGATGGAAACCCGCGGCCAGGCATTTTTCGAAGGCGGGCAATGCACGCGCTTCGTTGGCGTGGTGATGGATATCACTGAGCAACAGCTGGCGACCCAGACACTCAAGCAACTGAACGAAACCCTCGGCGAGCGCGTACAGGAACGAACTCGCGAGCGCGACCGCACGTGGGAGTTGTCACGCGATCTGCTGGCAGTGACTCACCTGGACATGATGCCGGTGGCGCTCAACCCGATGTGGGAGCTCGCGTTCGACTTTCCGCTCGAACGTATGATGCAGCATTCACTGACCTGGCTGGTGCACCCGGACGATCTGCAAGCGACCCTGGATGAAAACGCTCGCGTAGCGCGCGGCAAGGTCACCAATCGCTTCGTCAATCGCCTGCGCCATCGCGACGGCAGCTATCGCTGGTTGTCCTGGACCGCGGTAGCAGACGCTGGCCGTATCTATTCGGCGGCGCGCGACATCACCAGCGAGATCGCCGCGGTCGACAAGTTGGCTGAAGCCAACCGTGAGCTGCGCGCGCAGATTCAGGAGCGCGAGCGTGTCGAAGCTACATTGCAGCAGTTGCAGCGCCTCGAAGCGGTCGGTCAGCTGACTGCAGGCGTCGCTCATGACTTCAACAACCTGCTCACCGTCATCCTGACCAGCGCGAGCTTTCTGCAGAACGACCTGCAACAAGGCGCCCCCTTGGAACGCAGCTTGCGACGCCTGCAGTACATCCGCGAATCCGGCGAGCGCGGCGCCACACTGACCAGCCAGCTGCTCGCCTTTGCCCGCCGTCAGCAGTTGACACCCACTGCGATCGACCTCAACGACACCCTGCTCAGCCTGCTCAGCCTGCTGAAGAGCACCCTCGGTGGCAGCGTCAGCATCGAAACCGACACCCAGGCCAATATCTGGCACGCACTGGTCGACCCGACGCAGATCGAGATGATCATTCTCAACCTGGCGATCAATGCCCGCGACGCGATGGGCGACAGCGGTCGACTGACCCTGGGTACGCGCAATGTCGCGGTTACCGAACCGGCGCTGCGCGCCGAGGACCCGAGCCCAGGGGACTATGTCGTGCTGTCAGTGACCGATACCGGCACCGGCATGAGCGAAGAGGTTCTAAGCAAGGCCTTCGAACCGTTCTTCACTACAAAGGAAGTCGGCAAGGGCTCGGGGCTGGGGCTGGCCCAGGTGTTCGGTTTTGCCAAGCAGTCCGGCGGTGGTGCACGCATCGAAAGCCGTCCCGGCGCCGGTACCACGGTCAAGGTGTTCCTACCCCGCACCGAGCCGCCAGAAACACTGGAGCCGAGCGCCGCGATAAGCGCCGACACCCATCAGGATAATGGTCAGCACCGTATTCTGTTGGTGGATGACGATCACAGCGTGCGCGAGGTGACGGCGCAGATGCTGCAGAACCTTGGCTTCGCAGTCACCGAAGCGGAAAGCGGTGAGCATGCCTTGCAGCTACTCGGCACAGGCGTCGAGGTGGATCTGTTGCTGGCCGACTTCGCCATGCCTGGAATGAATGGCGGCGAGCTGGCACGGGCGGTGCGGGTACGTTATCCCGAGCTGCCGGTGATATTCGTGACGGGCTATGCCGAGCTGTGCGAACTGGGCCTGGTCGGATACTCGATCATCCAGAAACCATTTCGTGAAGAGCAGTTGGCAAGCAAGATTCACCTCGCATTACGAGAAGGCAGCCTGGCCGATGGCTGA
- a CDS encoding biliverdin-producing heme oxygenase: MAELRARLRQATATLHEQVDSAFSGFALDQPDDYRRFLRAHARVLNATELSLERAGIAELLDDWPTRARRHALLADLAELDCPSPPPLQAPQISGIASCWGVAYVLEGSRLGGRVLARRIRQADPSAPVRYLEHGDVSKLWPNFLTRLEQAAPGCAWEPMLAAAQATFELFADAAVVERGCEYG; encoded by the coding sequence ATGGCTGAGCTACGGGCGCGCCTCAGACAGGCGACGGCAACGCTGCACGAGCAGGTCGATTCCGCCTTCTCCGGCTTCGCGCTGGATCAGCCGGACGACTATCGCCGCTTTCTACGTGCTCACGCCCGCGTGCTGAACGCCACGGAACTCTCCTTGGAGCGGGCCGGTATCGCCGAATTGCTCGACGACTGGCCGACACGTGCACGTCGTCATGCGTTGTTGGCCGATCTGGCTGAACTGGACTGCCCTTCCCCTCCGCCGCTGCAGGCGCCGCAGATAAGCGGCATCGCCAGCTGCTGGGGCGTCGCCTATGTGCTGGAAGGATCGCGGCTGGGCGGACGCGTACTCGCCCGCCGGATACGGCAGGCCGATCCGAGCGCACCGGTTCGTTACCTCGAGCATGGCGACGTCTCGAAGCTCTGGCCGAACTTTCTCACACGGCTGGAACAGGCGGCGCCCGGCTGTGCCTGGGAGCCGATGCTGGCTGCTGCCCAAGCGACCTTCGAGCTATTCGCCGACGCCGCGGTAGTGGAGCGAGGCTGCGAATACGGCTAA
- the atpD gene encoding F0F1 ATP synthase subunit beta — MSSGRIVQIIGAVIDVEFPRDVVPSIYDALKVTGAETTLEVQQQLGDGIVRTIAMGSTEGLKRGLDVTNTGAAISVPVGTATLGRIMDVLGNPIDEAGPIGEEERWGIHRAAPSYAEQAGGNELLETGIKVIDLVCPFAKGGKVGLFGGAGVGKTVNMMELIRNIAMEHSGYSVFAGVGERTREGNDFYHEMKDSNVLDKVALVYGQMNEPPGNRLRVALTGLTMAEKFRDEGKDVLLFVDNIYRYTLAGTEVSALLGRMPSAVGYQPTLAEEMGVLQERITSTKSGSITSVQAVYVPADDLTDPSPATTFAHLDATVVLSRDIASLGIYPAVDPLDSTSRQLDANVIGQEHYDTARGVQYVLQRYKELKDIIAILGMDELSEADKQLVSRARKIQRFLSQPFFVAEVFTGSPGKYVSLKETIRGFAGILNGDYDHLPEQAFYMVGGIDEAIEKAKKL; from the coding sequence ATGAGTAGCGGACGTATCGTTCAAATCATCGGCGCCGTTATCGACGTGGAATTCCCGCGCGATGTGGTACCGAGTATCTATGACGCGCTGAAAGTGACTGGCGCTGAAACCACCCTGGAAGTTCAGCAGCAGCTGGGTGACGGCATTGTCCGTACCATTGCCATGGGTTCGACCGAAGGCCTCAAGCGTGGTCTGGACGTCACCAACACGGGCGCTGCCATCTCCGTACCGGTAGGCACTGCCACGCTGGGTCGGATCATGGACGTACTGGGCAACCCCATCGATGAAGCCGGTCCGATCGGTGAAGAAGAGCGCTGGGGTATCCATCGCGCGGCGCCGAGCTATGCCGAACAGGCGGGCGGCAACGAGCTGCTGGAAACCGGCATCAAGGTTATCGACCTGGTTTGCCCGTTCGCCAAGGGCGGTAAGGTCGGCCTGTTCGGTGGTGCCGGTGTTGGCAAGACCGTAAACATGATGGAACTGATCCGTAACATCGCGATGGAGCACAGCGGTTACTCCGTGTTCGCCGGTGTGGGTGAGCGTACTCGTGAAGGTAACGACTTCTATCACGAGATGAAGGATTCCAACGTTCTGGACAAGGTTGCGCTGGTCTACGGCCAGATGAACGAGCCGCCAGGAAACCGTCTGCGCGTAGCACTGACCGGCTTGACTATGGCCGAGAAGTTCCGCGATGAAGGCAAGGACGTTCTGCTGTTCGTCGACAACATCTATCGCTACACCCTGGCCGGTACCGAAGTGTCCGCGCTGTTGGGCCGTATGCCGTCCGCGGTGGGCTATCAGCCGACTCTGGCCGAGGAAATGGGCGTTCTGCAAGAGCGCATCACCTCCACCAAGAGCGGTTCGATCACCTCCGTTCAGGCCGTCTACGTACCTGCGGACGACCTTACCGACCCGTCTCCGGCGACCACCTTCGCCCACTTGGACGCCACCGTGGTTCTGTCGCGTGACATCGCCTCCCTGGGTATCTACCCGGCGGTCGATCCCCTCGACTCCACATCGCGCCAGCTGGACGCCAACGTGATTGGCCAGGAGCACTACGATACCGCTCGCGGCGTTCAGTACGTGCTGCAGCGCTACAAAGAGCTTAAGGACATCATCGCAATCCTCGGTATGGATGAGCTCTCCGAAGCCGACAAGCAGCTGGTATCTCGTGCTCGTAAGATCCAGCGCTTCCTGTCCCAGCCATTCTTCGTGGCCGAAGTCTTCACCGGTTCGCCTGGCAAGTACGTTTCACTGAAAGAAACCATCCGTGGCTTCGCCGGCATTCTCAACGGTGATTACGATCACCTGCCGGAGCAGGCGTTCTACATGGTTGGCGGTATCGACGAAGCCATCGAGAAAGCCAAGAAACTGTAA
- the glmU gene encoding bifunctional UDP-N-acetylglucosamine diphosphorylase/glucosamine-1-phosphate N-acetyltransferase GlmU, producing the protein MSLDIVILAAGQGTRMRSALPKVLHPVAGKSMLGHVVDTARALQPKSIQVVIGHGAEQVRQRLGGDDLNYVVQAEQLGTGHAVAQALPHLSAERVLILYGDVPLIEVETLQRLLQKVSPEQLALLTVALDDPTGYGRIVRDERGEVQAIVEHKDASDAQKAIREGNTGILAVPGSRIGEWLGRLSNSNVQGEYYLTDVIAMAVADGLRVATEQPRDAMEVQGANDRIQLAELERHYQHRAARRLMAQGVTLRDPARFDLRGEVSVGRDVLIDVNVVLEGTVVIEDNVQIGPNCVIKDSTLRRGAIIKANSHLEGAVVGEGADCGPFARLRPGSILGAKAHVGNFVELKNATLGEGAKAGHLSYLGDAEIGARTNIGAGTITCNYDGANKFKTVMGEDVFIGSNSSLVAPLTLGDGATTGAGSTITEDVPANTLGLGRGRQRNIEGWQRPVKKT; encoded by the coding sequence ATGTCTCTCGATATCGTCATTCTCGCCGCCGGCCAGGGCACACGTATGCGTTCGGCGCTGCCTAAGGTGCTGCACCCGGTAGCCGGCAAATCCATGCTTGGGCATGTCGTCGACACCGCGCGTGCGCTGCAGCCAAAGAGCATTCAGGTGGTCATTGGTCACGGTGCCGAACAGGTGCGCCAACGGCTGGGCGGCGATGACCTCAATTACGTGGTTCAAGCTGAGCAACTGGGCACCGGGCATGCCGTGGCGCAGGCACTGCCACACCTGTCAGCCGAGCGTGTGTTGATCCTCTATGGCGACGTACCGCTTATCGAAGTCGAGACATTGCAGCGCCTGCTGCAGAAGGTTTCGCCCGAGCAGCTGGCGCTGCTGACGGTAGCGCTGGATGACCCAACCGGCTATGGCCGGATCGTTCGCGACGAGCGCGGCGAGGTGCAGGCCATCGTCGAGCACAAGGATGCCAGCGATGCGCAGAAGGCGATTCGTGAAGGCAACACGGGCATTCTCGCTGTGCCAGGCAGCCGCATCGGCGAATGGTTGGGCCGCCTGTCCAACAGCAATGTCCAGGGCGAGTATTACCTGACCGACGTGATCGCCATGGCCGTGGCCGATGGCTTGCGCGTGGCCACCGAGCAGCCGCGCGATGCCATGGAAGTGCAGGGCGCCAACGACCGAATTCAGCTTGCCGAGCTCGAGCGGCACTACCAGCATCGCGCCGCACGCCGTTTGATGGCCCAGGGTGTAACGCTGCGCGATCCGGCGCGCTTCGATCTACGTGGTGAGGTCAGTGTAGGACGGGATGTGCTGATCGACGTGAACGTGGTGCTCGAAGGCACGGTGGTCATTGAAGACAATGTGCAGATCGGGCCGAACTGCGTGATCAAGGACAGTACCTTGCGCCGCGGCGCGATCATCAAGGCCAACTCCCATCTTGAGGGCGCGGTAGTCGGTGAGGGCGCGGATTGCGGTCCGTTCGCACGGCTGCGTCCCGGCAGCATCCTAGGTGCCAAAGCGCATGTGGGCAACTTCGTCGAGCTGAAGAACGCGACGCTGGGCGAGGGCGCCAAGGCCGGTCACCTCAGTTACCTGGGCGATGCCGAAATTGGTGCACGGACCAACATTGGCGCTGGCACCATCACCTGCAACTACGATGGCGCGAACAAGTTCAAGACGGTGATGGGCGAGGACGTTTTCATCGGTTCCAACAGCTCTCTGGTGGCGCCATTGACGCTAGGCGATGGCGCGACAACCGGCGCTGGTTCGACCATCACCGAGGACGTACCGGCGAACACTCTTGGGCTGGGCCGCGGGCGCCAGCGCAATATCGAAGGTTGGCAGCGCCCGGTGAAAAAAACGTAA
- a CDS encoding DeoR/GlpR family DNA-binding transcription regulator, producing the protein MSKRNTPQRRHAILSLLTERGEVSVDELSRRFETSEVTIRKDLAALEKNGLLLRRYGGAVSLPQELIGDSVHPVSPYKQAIAGAAVGCIREHARIIIDSGTTTAAMIPQLGHKHGLVVMTNSLNVVNALRELEHEPVLLMTGGTWDPHSESFQGQVAEQVLRSYDFDQLFIGADGIDLERGTTTFNELLGLSRVMADVAREVIVLAEADKIGRRIPNLELPWGSVHTLITDERLSDEARTSIQARGVKLICVAVETNLET; encoded by the coding sequence ATGTCGAAACGCAACACTCCGCAACGCCGTCACGCCATTCTTTCGCTGCTTACCGAGCGTGGCGAAGTCAGTGTGGACGAGCTGTCGCGGCGTTTCGAGACCTCGGAAGTCACGATCCGCAAGGACCTTGCTGCGCTGGAGAAGAATGGCCTGTTGCTGCGTCGCTACGGCGGTGCTGTGTCGCTGCCCCAAGAGCTGATCGGCGACAGCGTGCATCCCGTCTCGCCGTACAAGCAAGCCATTGCCGGCGCCGCGGTTGGCTGCATCCGAGAGCACGCACGAATCATCATCGACAGCGGCACTACCACTGCGGCGATGATTCCGCAGCTAGGCCACAAGCACGGCCTGGTGGTGATGACCAATTCGCTGAACGTGGTCAACGCCCTGCGCGAACTTGAGCATGAGCCCGTACTGCTGATGACGGGGGGCACCTGGGATCCGCATTCAGAGTCGTTCCAGGGCCAGGTGGCCGAGCAAGTGCTGCGTTCCTACGACTTCGACCAGCTGTTCATCGGCGCCGATGGCATCGACCTGGAGCGCGGCACTACCACTTTCAACGAACTGCTAGGGTTGTCCCGAGTGATGGCCGATGTGGCACGCGAAGTCATCGTGCTCGCCGAGGCCGACAAGATCGGTCGACGCATCCCCAATCTCGAGCTGCCCTGGGGCAGCGTACACACCCTGATCACCGATGAGCGCCTCAGCGACGAGGCGCGCACCAGCATCCAGGCCCGTGGCGTCAAATTGATCTGCGTGGCCGTCGAAACCAATCTGGAGACCTGA
- the atpG gene encoding F0F1 ATP synthase subunit gamma, producing MAGAKEIRSKIASIKSTQKITSAMEKVAVSKMRKAQMRMAASRPYAERIQQVIGHLANTNPEYRHPFMVERPVKRVGYIVVSSDRGLCGGLNTNMFKALIKNMKEWHDSKVEADLCVIGTKGASFFRSFGGNVVAAVSGLGEEPSINDLIGSVKVMLDAFDQGRLDRLYLVSNKFINTMTQKPTVAQLLPLAAGDDQTAPKGKWDYLYEPDARLLLDALLVRYIESQVYQAVVENGAAEQAARMIAMKNATDNAGDLISDLQLVYNKARQAAITQEISEIVGGAAAV from the coding sequence ATGGCAGGCGCAAAAGAGATTCGCAGCAAGATTGCGAGCATCAAAAGCACGCAGAAGATCACCAGCGCCATGGAAAAGGTGGCGGTCAGCAAGATGCGCAAGGCACAGATGCGCATGGCTGCCAGCCGCCCCTATGCGGAGCGGATTCAGCAGGTAATCGGCCATTTGGCCAATACCAACCCGGAATACCGTCATCCGTTCATGGTGGAGCGTCCGGTCAAGCGCGTCGGTTACATCGTCGTCTCTTCCGATCGTGGCCTGTGCGGTGGCTTGAACACAAACATGTTCAAGGCGCTGATCAAGAACATGAAGGAGTGGCACGACAGCAAGGTGGAAGCCGACCTGTGCGTGATCGGTACTAAGGGCGCGAGCTTCTTCCGCAGCTTTGGCGGCAATGTGGTCGCAGCAGTCAGCGGGCTTGGCGAAGAGCCATCGATCAATGATCTGATCGGCAGCGTCAAGGTCATGCTGGATGCCTTCGATCAGGGCCGTCTGGACCGTCTCTACCTGGTGTCGAACAAGTTCATCAACACCATGACGCAAAAGCCGACCGTAGCGCAGCTGCTGCCGTTGGCGGCGGGTGACGATCAGACTGCGCCGAAAGGCAAATGGGATTACTTGTACGAACCCGACGCCCGCCTGTTGCTGGATGCGTTGCTGGTTCGCTATATCGAGTCCCAGGTCTACCAGGCCGTGGTCGAGAACGGTGCCGCCGAACAGGCCGCCCGAATGATCGCCATGAAGAACGCAACCGATAACGCCGGTGATCTGATCAGCGATCTGCAACTGGTCTATAACAAGGCCCGTCAGGCTGCGATCACGCAGGAAATTTCGGAAATCGTCGGCGGCGCTGCCGCGGTTTAA
- the glmS gene encoding glutamine--fructose-6-phosphate transaminase (isomerizing) yields the protein MCGIVGAVAERNITAILLEGLKRLEYRGYDSAGVAVLNDSGTLERLRRNGKVAELELAQQQTPLVGRLGIAHTRWATHGAPCERNAHPHFSGDDLAVVHNGIIENHEALRAQLKGMGYVFLSDTDTEVIVHLLHHKLETLGDLTAALKAAVKELHGAYGLAVINARQPDRLLAARSGSPLVIGLGLGENFLASDQLALRQVTDRFMYLEEGDIAEIHRDEVRIWDVDGQPVQREAVQYHEGAEAADKGEYRHFMLKEIHEQPKVVQRTLEGRLGDHQVLVQAFGPQAAELFAKVRNVQIVACGTSYHAGMVARYWLEELAGIPCQVEVASEFRYRKVVVQPDTLFVTISQSGETADSLAALRNAKARTEQEGRYLASLAICNVGISSLVRESDLTLLTQAGPEIGVASTKAFTTQLVGLLLLTLSLGQVRGTLSPVLEAELVDELRRLPTRLGEALAMDTTVEKIAEHFAEKHHTLFLGRGAQYPVAMEGALKLKEISYIHAEAYPAGELKHGPLALVDADMPVVTVAPNNELLEKLKSNLQEVRARGGELIVFADREAGIEDGEGTFIVSMPHIHDVLAPILYTLPLQLLSYYVAVLRGTDVDQPRNLAKSVTVE from the coding sequence ATGTGTGGCATCGTTGGCGCCGTCGCCGAACGCAACATCACCGCGATCCTTCTCGAAGGCCTGAAGCGCCTGGAATACCGTGGCTACGACAGCGCCGGCGTTGCCGTGCTGAATGACAGCGGGACGCTGGAGCGCCTGCGCCGCAACGGCAAGGTCGCCGAACTGGAATTGGCTCAGCAGCAGACGCCGCTGGTGGGGCGCCTGGGTATCGCGCACACCCGCTGGGCGACGCACGGTGCGCCCTGCGAGCGCAATGCCCATCCGCACTTCTCCGGCGACGATCTGGCCGTGGTGCACAACGGTATCATCGAGAATCACGAGGCGCTGCGCGCCCAGCTCAAGGGCATGGGCTACGTGTTCCTGTCCGATACCGATACCGAAGTCATCGTGCATCTGCTGCACCATAAGCTCGAAACGCTCGGCGACCTGACCGCTGCGCTCAAGGCTGCGGTCAAGGAGCTTCACGGCGCCTATGGCCTGGCGGTGATCAATGCCAGGCAGCCGGACCGCCTGCTTGCCGCGCGCAGTGGCAGCCCGCTGGTGATCGGCCTCGGGCTGGGTGAGAACTTTCTCGCCTCGGATCAGTTGGCGCTGCGTCAGGTTACCGACCGCTTCATGTATCTGGAGGAAGGCGACATCGCCGAGATCCACCGCGATGAAGTGCGGATCTGGGACGTCGACGGCCAGCCGGTCCAGCGCGAGGCCGTGCAGTACCACGAAGGTGCCGAAGCGGCGGACAAGGGCGAGTATCGCCACTTCATGCTCAAGGAAATCCACGAGCAACCCAAGGTGGTGCAGCGCACCCTGGAAGGCCGGCTCGGGGACCATCAGGTGCTGGTGCAGGCGTTCGGACCGCAGGCCGCCGAGCTGTTCGCCAAGGTGCGCAATGTGCAGATCGTCGCCTGTGGCACCAGCTATCACGCCGGCATGGTGGCCCGGTATTGGCTCGAAGAGCTGGCTGGTATTCCGTGCCAGGTCGAGGTTGCCAGTGAGTTTCGCTACCGTAAGGTCGTGGTGCAGCCCGACACCCTGTTCGTCACCATCTCCCAGTCTGGGGAAACCGCAGATTCACTCGCAGCGCTGCGCAATGCCAAGGCGCGCACCGAGCAGGAGGGCCGTTATCTGGCCAGCCTGGCGATCTGCAATGTCGGTATCAGCTCCCTGGTGCGTGAATCGGATCTGACGTTGCTGACGCAGGCCGGCCCGGAAATCGGTGTGGCATCGACCAAGGCATTTACCACCCAGCTTGTCGGTCTGTTGTTGCTGACGCTGTCGCTAGGGCAGGTCCGTGGCACCTTGTCCCCGGTGCTGGAAGCGGAGCTGGTGGATGAACTGCGCCGCCTGCCGACCCGTCTGGGCGAGGCGCTGGCGATGGATACAACGGTGGAGAAGATCGCCGAACACTTCGCTGAAAAGCACCACACCCTGTTCCTTGGCCGCGGTGCACAGTACCCGGTGGCGATGGAAGGTGCGCTCAAACTCAAGGAAATCTCCTACATCCATGCCGAGGCTTATCCGGCTGGTGAGCTTAAGCACGGGCCGCTCGCGCTGGTGGATGCGGACATGCCGGTGGTCACGGTGGCGCCGAACAACGAGCTGCTGGAAAAGCTCAAGTCCAACCTGCAGGAAGTGCGCGCCCGTGGCGGCGAGTTGATCGTCTTTGCCGATCGTGAGGCAGGCATCGAAGATGGCGAGGGCACGTTCATCGTCAGCATGCCGCATATCCACGATGTACTGGCCCCGATCCTCTACACGCTGCCACTGCAGCTGCTGTCGTATTACGTGGCCGTCCTGCGCGGTACCGACGTCGACCAGCCACGCAACCTGGCCAAGTCCGTAACGGTGGAGTGA
- a CDS encoding response regulator, with product MLKPILLVEDNPHDLELTLIALERSQLANEVVIMRDGAEALDYLLRTGTYAERADGNPAVLLLDLKLPKVDGLEVLKTVRDTAELRSIPVVMLTSSREEPDLMKAYELGVNAYVVKPVEFKDFVAAISDLGIFWAVLNEPPPGSLRLKRVRSKEEKH from the coding sequence ATGCTGAAACCGATACTGCTGGTTGAAGACAATCCCCACGACCTGGAACTCACGCTGATCGCGCTGGAGCGCAGCCAGCTGGCCAATGAAGTGGTGATCATGCGTGACGGCGCCGAAGCGCTGGATTATCTGTTGCGCACCGGCACCTATGCCGAGCGGGCCGATGGCAATCCAGCGGTATTGTTGCTCGACCTCAAACTGCCCAAGGTCGACGGGCTGGAAGTGCTCAAAACGGTACGCGACACCGCCGAGCTGCGCAGCATTCCGGTGGTCATGCTGACCTCATCGCGGGAAGAACCCGACTTGATGAAAGCCTACGAACTCGGGGTGAACGCTTACGTGGTCAAACCGGTCGAATTCAAGGATTTTGTCGCTGCAATTTCCGACCTCGGGATTTTCTGGGCGGTGCTCAACGAGCCGCCACCTGGTTCCCTGCGACTCAAGCGCGTACGCAGCAAAGAAGAAAAGCACTGA